Sequence from the candidate division WOR-3 bacterium genome:
TTATAACCCTCACCAACGCCCGCAATTCTACCCTGTTTTATCGCCACATCTGCCCGCCTCACCTCACCGGTAAACACCTCAACAACCTCACCCCCGCGCAGAACCAGATCCGCCTCCGCCTCTCCCCTTGCCACCTTTAAAAATTCCTGCCACTCCTTAAAACCCGTTGAACCCCTTTTCATCCTTCCTCCTCAATATAACCGATATAGGGCAACTGCCGGAACCTTTCGGCAAAATCTGTGCCATAACCCACAATGAACCGGTCCGGCACCTTAAACCCAACATAATCCGGCTCCACCTCAACCTTACGCCTGGAGGGCTTGTCCAGAAGGGCACAAACCCTCACACTCTTGGGTCTGCGCCTCTTCAGCCTCTGCAAAACAGACTTAAGGGTAAGACCGGTATCAACAATGTCCTCAACAACTAACACATCCCTGCCCTTAACCCTTGCCCTCAAATCAAGGTCAACCCTGACCAAACCTCTTGACTCCTTTCTTGAGCCATAACTGGCAGCGCTGATGAAATCAACCTGAACCGGCACCTCAAGACACCTCACAAGGTCAGCAAGAAAGACCCAGGAGCCCTTAAGCAGCCCGACCAAGAGGACCTCCTTACCCGCATAATCCCTTGAAATCTCCTTTGCCAGTTCCCTCACCCGGCGCCTTATCCGCTCTGCGGAG
This genomic interval carries:
- the hpt gene encoding hypoxanthine phosphoribosyltransferase, translating into MRNKAKPVKVRPLISAERIRRRVRELAKEISRDYAGKEVLLVGLLKGSWVFLADLVRCLEVPVQVDFISAASYGSRKESRGLVRVDLDLRARVKGRDVLVVEDIVDTGLTLKSVLQRLKRRRPKSVRVCALLDKPSRRKVEVEPDYVGFKVPDRFIVGYGTDFAERFRQLPYIGYIEEEG